A single genomic interval of Streptomyces sp. BA2 harbors:
- a CDS encoding SCO5717 family growth-regulating ATPase has translation MNSDRDEIRGGWDSPVDDQSDAESAAETTGEFTIDYAPPAWYTQNASGSAGETPSASPVPSSSPSSPSSPPVSSPSAAAEPPAAPEPPAAPEPPAAPEPPAPQSPPVGPPAVVPKLPVGGGFQPRADWAAPVAPAPVAPAPVPSEDPAPAESESRSPAGGAGASDWSGAVAGVASSVHVTGVVPRPAAEDEAEAEVEPASTPSAVVEPVADSSGDLESGATMRFSSAALKREIEERAAGSSSPSEPSEPSEPSEPSEPEESLGSSEPSGTDESDEADLGLGDEQPESSLLAAAGLSFGDGHGDGAPPSGEPVGESVDADESDGGVSVSAHSDSADSDDDVEDSGDSGDVADEIRDAAPQEPAPQDAAPQDAVPAAAVDEVQDSVPPSWTPPPAPNGGLPPLPPAFQPAAPTSAPQWPVPGQASAPPAAEPTPAAEPVPQQAEPTPAPVQQQSPQTTPPAWPSPTGPVAPSPVAPTPPVADASAPPGGYEFPQAGAPAPAPAPAPAPGTPAPAPAPAAPAPPAGYGFPQQGAPAPAPAPAPEAPAPPAGYGFPQQGGAPVPPSGYGFPQQGAPAPVNPNSPAPQGSYGFPQPPAPQAQQPLPPAVAQQQPTPQAMPQPQQQPPAPVQPQAEQQPHAQPQPQPQAQPPAQAQPPIDPRTGAAWPQAVQHDQRERTNPGAPLGYTAAVELSSDRLLRNTKPKAKSSRPATGGSRFKLGGKKEEAERQRKLELIRTPVLSCYRIAVISLKGGVGKTTTTTALGSTLATERQDKILAIDANPDAGTLGRRVRRETGATIRDLVQAIPYLNSYMDIRRFTSQAASGLEIIANDVDPAVSTTFNDEDYRRAIDVLGKQYPIILTDSGTGLLYSAMRGVLDLADQLIIISTPSVDGASSASTTLDWLSAHGYADLVSRSITVISGVRETGKMIKVDDIVSHFETRCRGVVVIPFDEHLAAGAEVDLDMMRPKVREAYFNLSAMVAEDFVRAQQQQGLWTSDGNPPPVVAPPLPGQGGYPGQQQPYGGQAPQPGQAPQQPYAPQPQPQPHQPQPGGQPYPQQPGAPQGWQNAAPPQSPAGPGPGQPYQSPAPAPAPQGQPQPGQVPPPVQPGQPFQPGAPYQPPQPPAPEAPQQ, from the coding sequence GTGAACAGCGATCGGGACGAGATCCGCGGGGGCTGGGATTCACCCGTCGATGATCAGTCCGACGCGGAGTCCGCTGCCGAGACTACGGGCGAGTTCACCATCGACTACGCCCCTCCTGCCTGGTACACGCAGAACGCGTCCGGCAGTGCGGGGGAGACTCCTTCGGCTTCGCCTGTGCCGTCTTCGTCACCTTCCTCGCCTTCGTCTCCGCCGGTTTCTTCGCCTTCGGCTGCTGCGGAGCCTCCCGCTGCTCCTGAGCCTCCCGCTGCTCCTGAGCCTCCGGCTGCTCCTGAGCCTCCGGCTCCGCAGTCTCCGCCTGTCGGGCCGCCTGCCGTTGTGCCGAAGCTGCCTGTGGGCGGCGGGTTCCAGCCGCGGGCTGATTGGGCTGCGCCGGTTGCTCCGGCGCCTGTTGCTCCGGCGCCGGTTCCCTCTGAGGATCCTGCTCCTGCCGAGTCTGAGAGTCGTTCGCCTGCAGGGGGTGCGGGTGCCTCTGACTGGAGTGGTGCCGTTGCCGGTGTCGCCTCCTCCGTGCATGTGACTGGTGTTGTTCCTAGGCCTGCGGCTGAGGACGAGGCTGAGGCTGAGGTGGAACCTGCTTCCACGCCCTCCGCTGTGGTTGAGCCCGTTGCCGATAGCAGTGGCGATCTGGAGAGTGGCGCCACCATGCGGTTCTCCTCTGCCGCCCTCAAGCGGGAGATCGAGGAGCGGGCCGCCGGTTCCAGTTCCCCCTCTGAGCCCTCAGAGCCCTCCGAGCCCTCAGAGCCCTCCGAGCCTGAGGAATCCTTGGGGTCTTCGGAGCCCTCGGGCACAGATGAGTCGGATGAGGCTGACCTTGGCCTCGGTGATGAGCAGCCTGAGTCGTCTCTTCTGGCCGCAGCCGGACTCTCCTTCGGTGACGGCCACGGTGACGGTGCGCCGCCTTCTGGTGAGCCTGTTGGGGAGTCCGTGGACGCGGATGAGTCGGACGGGGGCGTTTCTGTCTCTGCTCATTCGGACTCTGCTGATTCGGATGATGACGTCGAGGACTCCGGCGACTCTGGTGATGTCGCTGACGAGATCCGGGACGCCGCTCCGCAGGAACCCGCTCCTCAGGACGCCGCTCCTCAGGACGCCGTGCCTGCCGCGGCCGTCGATGAGGTGCAGGACTCCGTTCCGCCCTCCTGGACTCCGCCGCCCGCGCCGAACGGTGGGCTTCCGCCGCTGCCGCCCGCCTTCCAGCCCGCCGCGCCTACCTCGGCGCCGCAGTGGCCCGTGCCCGGCCAGGCCTCGGCTCCGCCGGCTGCGGAGCCGACGCCAGCTGCCGAGCCCGTGCCGCAGCAGGCTGAGCCCACGCCTGCGCCCGTACAGCAGCAGTCTCCGCAGACCACGCCGCCTGCTTGGCCCTCACCCACCGGGCCCGTGGCTCCCTCACCGGTCGCGCCCACTCCGCCGGTTGCCGACGCGTCGGCTCCTCCCGGTGGGTACGAGTTCCCGCAGGCCGGTGCGCCCGCTCCCGCCCCGGCTCCGGCTCCGGCTCCCGGGACGCCTGCACCGGCACCGGCTCCCGCAGCGCCAGCTCCGCCCGCCGGGTATGGGTTCCCGCAGCAGGGCGCGCCCGCGCCGGCTCCGGCCCCCGCTCCCGAAGCTCCTGCTCCACCCGCCGGGTACGGGTTCCCGCAGCAGGGTGGCGCTCCCGTTCCGCCGAGTGGTTATGGGTTCCCGCAGCAGGGTGCGCCCGCGCCGGTCAACCCCAACTCCCCTGCACCGCAGGGCAGTTATGGGTTCCCCCAGCCGCCCGCGCCCCAGGCCCAGCAGCCGCTGCCTCCCGCTGTTGCTCAGCAGCAGCCGACGCCTCAGGCTATGCCGCAGCCGCAGCAGCAGCCGCCTGCTCCCGTGCAGCCGCAGGCTGAGCAGCAGCCCCACGCTCAGCCTCAACCGCAGCCGCAGGCCCAGCCCCCGGCTCAGGCTCAGCCGCCCATCGACCCCCGCACCGGTGCCGCCTGGCCGCAGGCCGTGCAGCATGATCAGCGGGAGCGGACCAACCCAGGGGCGCCGCTCGGTTACACCGCTGCCGTCGAGCTGTCCTCCGACCGGCTGCTGCGCAACACCAAGCCGAAGGCCAAGAGCAGTCGGCCCGCTACCGGTGGTTCTCGCTTCAAGCTCGGCGGCAAGAAGGAAGAGGCCGAGCGGCAGCGGAAGTTGGAGCTGATCCGGACTCCGGTGCTGTCCTGCTATCGCATCGCCGTCATCAGTTTGAAGGGTGGCGTCGGGAAGACCACCACCACTACCGCTCTCGGCTCTACGCTCGCCACCGAGCGGCAGGACAAGATCCTTGCCATCGACGCCAACCCCGACGCCGGTACGCTCGGGCGCCGCGTACGCCGCGAGACCGGGGCCACCATCCGTGACCTCGTGCAGGCGATCCCGTACCTCAACTCGTACATGGACATCCGGCGCTTCACCTCGCAGGCCGCGTCCGGGCTCGAGATCATCGCCAATGACGTCGATCCGGCCGTCTCGACGACCTTCAACGACGAGGACTATCGGCGTGCGATCGATGTGCTCGGGAAGCAGTACCCGATCATCCTGACCGACTCCGGTACGGGGCTGCTCTACAGCGCCATGCGGGGTGTTCTCGATCTTGCCGATCAGCTGATCATCATCTCTACGCCGTCTGTGGATGGCGCCAGTAGTGCGTCGACGACCTTGGACTGGTTGTCCGCGCATGGGTACGCCGACCTTGTTTCGCGGTCAATCACTGTCATCTCCGGGGTGCGTGAGACCGGGAAGATGATCAAGGTCGACGACATCGTGTCGCACTTCGAGACGCGATGCCGGGGCGTTGTCGTCATTCCGTTCGATGAGCATCTTGCTGCTGGTGCCGAGGTTGATCTCGACATGATGCGGCCGAAGGTGCGGGAGGCGTACTTCAATCTCTCCGCGATGGTTGCGGAGGACTTTGTGCGGGCTCAGCAGCAGCAGGGGCTGTGGACTTCGGATGGGAATCCGCCGCCCGTCGTGGCTCCGCCCCTGCCGGGGCAGGGGGGGTATCCCGGGCAGCAGCAGCCGTACGGGGGGCAGGCGCCTCAGCCTGGGCAGGCACCTCAGCAGCCGTACGCTCCCCAGCCGCAGCCGCAGCCGCATCAGCCGCAGCCCGGCGGGCAGCCCTATCCGCAGCAGCCGGGGGCTCCGCAGGGGTGGCAGAACGCGGCGCCTCCGCAGTCGCCTGCGGGGCCGGGGCCGGGGCAGCCGTACCAGTCGCCTGCGCCTGCGCCTGCGCCTCAGGGGCAGCCTCAGCCGGGGCAGGTGCCTCCGCCCGTTCAGCCTGGGCAGCCGTTCCAGCCCGGGGCTCCGTATCAGCCCCCGCAGCCTCCCGCGCCGGAGGCGCCGCAGCAGTAG
- the eccE gene encoding type VII secretion protein EccE, whose protein sequence is MASAARTGARGPSGSGSPGQAEPVGGGAASGRGAVAFHLRSRSAQFGSFRLQRLVLIEIAAALLLTAWVVDPLAVVPTVVVAAVLVLLAVVRRRGRAWPEWLGTAQALRARKRRALSAPIPPGTEPAFAPAVECDPALRTYAYADRDRRQVGMVGDGTFVTAVLQVESDATALRAERGRQPLPVGLVRDALEVDGIRLESAQIVQHAQPAPALHLPQQSVAVSNYAPLQAQTGAPAVRITWVALKLDPELCPEAVAARGGGLVGAQKCVVRAMDQLASRLTGAGFRATALTEEQLAAAIATSVGANPLVTAEAGRTELPERRTEESARAWRCDNRRHTTYWVRRWPQLGNAGGPSLPQLVALLTAVPTLATTFSLTLRQGERKEVSLCGHVRVTGRSDSELEAARQALEQGARQAGTGLVRLDREQVPGMLATLPLGGAR, encoded by the coding sequence ATGGCTTCCGCAGCGCGGACCGGAGCTCGGGGGCCGTCAGGGTCCGGGAGCCCGGGGCAGGCAGAGCCCGTTGGTGGCGGCGCGGCGTCTGGCCGAGGTGCCGTTGCCTTCCATCTCCGGTCACGCTCAGCGCAGTTCGGGTCGTTTCGCTTGCAACGGCTTGTGTTGATCGAAATCGCTGCGGCCCTTCTGCTGACCGCATGGGTGGTCGATCCGCTGGCCGTCGTGCCGACCGTTGTCGTCGCAGCCGTGCTGGTGCTGCTCGCTGTCGTACGCCGTCGTGGCCGCGCATGGCCCGAATGGCTCGGTACCGCGCAGGCGTTGCGAGCACGCAAACGGCGAGCGCTGAGCGCCCCGATACCGCCGGGTACGGAGCCTGCGTTCGCCCCGGCCGTCGAGTGCGACCCGGCCTTGCGCACATATGCCTACGCGGACCGGGACCGGCGACAGGTGGGGATGGTCGGTGACGGGACGTTCGTGACCGCTGTGCTCCAAGTCGAGTCGGATGCCACCGCGTTGCGGGCCGAGCGCGGGCGGCAGCCGCTGCCGGTTGGGCTCGTGCGGGATGCCCTGGAGGTGGACGGCATCCGGCTCGAGTCGGCGCAGATCGTGCAGCACGCCCAGCCGGCACCCGCACTGCATCTCCCCCAGCAGTCCGTGGCCGTCAGCAACTACGCGCCCCTTCAGGCTCAGACCGGCGCACCCGCCGTACGGATCACATGGGTTGCGCTGAAGCTCGATCCCGAGCTCTGCCCCGAGGCGGTGGCGGCGCGCGGAGGCGGCCTCGTAGGGGCCCAGAAGTGTGTGGTGCGTGCCATGGACCAGCTGGCAAGCCGGCTGACGGGCGCCGGCTTCCGTGCCACAGCACTGACCGAGGAGCAGTTGGCCGCCGCCATCGCCACTTCGGTGGGCGCCAATCCTCTCGTCACGGCGGAGGCCGGGCGGACCGAGCTGCCGGAGCGCAGGACGGAGGAATCCGCACGCGCGTGGCGCTGCGACAACCGCCGTCATACGACCTACTGGGTCCGGCGCTGGCCACAGTTGGGGAACGCGGGCGGTCCGTCGCTGCCGCAGCTCGTCGCGCTGCTCACCGCGGTTCCTACGCTGGCCACGACGTTCAGCCTCACCCTGCGCCAAGGGGAACGGAAGGAAGTGTCGCTGTGCGGGCACGTTCGGGTGACCGGACGCAGTGACTCCGAACTCGAAGCGGCTCGGCAGGCGTTGGAGCAAGGGGCGCGGCAGGCCGGTACGGGGTTGGTCCGACTCGATCGCGAGCAGGTGCCCGGGATGCTCGCCACTCTGCCGCTCGGAGGTGCCCGCTGA
- the eccB gene encoding type VII secretion protein EccB, producing the protein MASRRDELNAYTFAKRRTLASFIQPSPSGSEEGAPRPLRGVLPGIIVGVIVLAVFGAWGMFKPAAKPGWDKPNEHVIIASKSTTRYVVLKTDGKRQLHPVLNMASAKLLLDADKGDVINVDESVLDKGKIPHGATIGIPYAPDRLPSESEAGSPKRWAVCERPGEGGRAIQKAAFILAERDQNKTEGSERLRGGELLYVVGPDKVRYVVDAHGMAYRIAERERLELLLRTIVDSGRQPQRVSKEWLDTLHYGDPISYPKVEGTPGAPANVEGLQDQQANRVGMVLKASDGAGMQHYVVERGRVAPVSDFTAKLLLSSRDLLSLRQDGHARDLSTGAFTPDRETFDASYKWPSQAPKATNEASADAGSRNTVCNVLRKVDGNDGDTTLSTWAGTDFPATLPTGSSSAYVTAGSGLLYRQFTGSEPNVGGVFLATDTGLRYAMQSNSDSATDDEGIGTTAKQRKQQQAEARQAQTRLGYANTDVTPVPAPWSKFLPTGPRLSTSAARQPQGS; encoded by the coding sequence ATGGCATCACGGCGGGACGAACTCAACGCCTACACCTTCGCGAAGCGCCGCACGCTCGCCTCCTTCATCCAACCGTCACCATCGGGTTCGGAGGAGGGAGCGCCACGCCCGCTGCGCGGCGTGCTCCCCGGCATCATCGTGGGAGTGATCGTCCTCGCCGTCTTCGGCGCCTGGGGGATGTTCAAACCGGCGGCCAAACCCGGCTGGGACAAGCCGAACGAGCACGTGATCATCGCGAGCAAGTCCACGACGCGATACGTGGTCCTGAAGACGGACGGCAAGCGCCAACTCCACCCGGTCCTCAACATGGCTTCGGCGAAGCTCTTGCTGGACGCCGACAAGGGCGACGTCATCAACGTCGACGAATCGGTACTCGACAAGGGCAAGATCCCGCACGGCGCCACCATCGGCATTCCGTACGCTCCCGACCGCCTGCCCTCTGAGTCCGAGGCCGGCTCCCCCAAGCGATGGGCGGTGTGCGAGCGTCCGGGCGAAGGCGGCAGGGCGATCCAGAAGGCCGCGTTCATCCTGGCGGAGCGCGACCAGAACAAGACCGAGGGCAGCGAACGGCTCCGCGGCGGCGAGCTGTTGTACGTGGTCGGCCCTGACAAGGTCCGGTACGTGGTGGACGCTCACGGGATGGCGTACCGGATCGCGGAACGGGAACGGCTCGAACTCCTCCTGCGCACAATCGTCGATTCAGGCCGTCAACCGCAGCGGGTGTCCAAGGAGTGGCTGGACACGCTGCACTACGGCGACCCGATCTCCTACCCGAAGGTGGAGGGAACTCCCGGAGCGCCGGCCAATGTGGAGGGCCTCCAGGACCAACAGGCGAACAGGGTCGGCATGGTCCTCAAGGCGTCCGATGGGGCAGGGATGCAGCATTACGTCGTTGAGCGCGGACGGGTCGCCCCCGTCTCCGACTTCACCGCGAAACTGCTTCTCAGTAGCCGCGACCTGCTCTCTCTGCGCCAGGACGGCCATGCCCGCGACCTGAGCACCGGCGCTTTCACCCCTGACCGCGAGACATTCGACGCGTCATACAAGTGGCCGAGCCAGGCGCCGAAGGCCACCAACGAAGCCTCGGCCGACGCAGGCAGCCGTAATACCGTCTGCAATGTCCTGCGCAAGGTGGACGGCAATGACGGCGACACCACGCTCAGTACATGGGCGGGAACGGACTTCCCCGCAACGCTTCCCACGGGCTCGTCCAGCGCGTACGTGACGGCCGGGTCAGGCCTGCTCTACCGGCAGTTCACGGGCTCGGAGCCAAATGTGGGCGGCGTCTTCCTCGCTACGGACACGGGCCTGCGCTACGCGATGCAGTCCAACAGCGACAGCGCGACGGACGATGAGGGCATCGGCACCACGGCCAAGCAGCGCAAGCAGCAGCAGGCAGAGGCGCGACAGGCGCAGACCCGCCTGGGCTACGCGAATACGGACGTGACTCCGGTACCGGCCCCATGGTCCAAATTCCTCCCCACGGGCCCGCGTCTCTCGACCTCGGCGGCACGCCAGCCGCAGGGCTCCTAG
- the mycP gene encoding type VII secretion-associated serine protease mycosin, with protein MTYAYGWPRVTAATAAALTVMTTAFAASPAAAAGAEQCTFPSKKYEGRPWALQRVLLDELWRQSTGKDVRVAVIDTGVDVKNPQLKSAVDVSKGRNLLPKNLKDDNGDKVKRGKENGTTDEVGHGTRVAGIIAARPVKDTGFVGLAPDATLIPIQQNDAEGHGTAETLAAAIDYAVSADADIINISQDTANAVKPTPILKRAVDRALADEKVIVASAGNDGLGGNVKRTYPASYEGVLAVAASDRNNERAPFSQSGKFVGVAAPGVDMISTVPLGGHCSDNGTSFSAPYVAGVAALIKSKHRNWTSRQITAQIKQTAERSVAGHDRLVGWGVVDPVRALTEDEHPIETPTAEEGITRAKAPTPAELHLGETSEERTARIATYVAVGAAVVVAGLAGVGVAVRDSRGRSRRRGEGS; from the coding sequence ATGACGTACGCATACGGGTGGCCGCGCGTGACAGCGGCCACGGCAGCAGCCCTGACAGTGATGACGACGGCGTTCGCCGCGTCTCCCGCGGCAGCCGCGGGAGCGGAGCAGTGCACGTTCCCGTCCAAAAAATACGAGGGTCGCCCCTGGGCACTGCAGCGCGTTCTCCTGGACGAGTTGTGGCGTCAGTCCACTGGAAAGGACGTACGGGTGGCGGTGATCGACACAGGGGTGGACGTCAAGAACCCTCAACTCAAGAGCGCGGTGGACGTGTCAAAGGGCCGCAACCTGCTCCCCAAGAACCTCAAGGACGACAACGGAGACAAGGTCAAGCGCGGCAAGGAGAACGGCACGACGGACGAGGTCGGCCACGGCACGCGCGTGGCGGGCATCATCGCGGCCCGCCCCGTCAAGGACACCGGCTTCGTGGGCCTGGCCCCCGACGCGACGCTGATCCCCATCCAGCAGAACGACGCGGAGGGCCACGGCACGGCAGAGACCCTCGCGGCAGCAATCGATTACGCGGTCTCCGCCGACGCGGACATCATCAACATCTCCCAGGACACGGCCAACGCCGTGAAGCCGACCCCGATCCTGAAACGGGCAGTGGACAGGGCGCTGGCGGATGAAAAGGTGATCGTGGCCTCCGCAGGCAACGACGGCCTGGGCGGCAACGTCAAGCGGACCTACCCGGCTTCCTACGAAGGCGTATTGGCGGTAGCGGCATCGGACCGCAACAACGAACGAGCCCCGTTCTCCCAGTCGGGCAAGTTCGTGGGCGTGGCAGCCCCGGGCGTAGACATGATCTCCACAGTCCCTCTCGGCGGCCACTGCTCGGACAACGGCACAAGCTTCTCGGCGCCGTACGTGGCAGGCGTGGCGGCCCTGATCAAGTCCAAGCACAGGAACTGGACGTCCCGCCAGATCACGGCCCAGATCAAACAGACAGCGGAACGCTCGGTAGCGGGCCACGACCGCCTGGTCGGCTGGGGGGTGGTGGACCCGGTCCGGGCTCTGACGGAGGACGAGCACCCGATCGAGACCCCAACAGCCGAAGAGGGCATCACCCGCGCGAAGGCCCCAACTCCCGCGGAACTCCACCTCGGTGAGACGTCAGAGGAGCGCACGGCGCGGATCGCTACGTACGTGGCTGTGGGGGCGGCGGTTGTGGTGGCGGGGCTTGCTGGGGTGGGGGTTGCTGTGCGGGATTCACGTGGCCGCAGCCGTAGGCGCGGGGAAGGCAGCTGA